From a region of the Synechococcus sp. RS9916 genome:
- the rfbB gene encoding dTDP-glucose 4,6-dehydratase — translation MSQTMPSTADLLGNRRRILVTGGAGFIGGAVVRRLLRDSDATVFNLDKMGYASDLTSIQEVLAEQGEADGVRHRLQCVDLKDAEAVDAAVREANPDLVMHLAAESHVDRSISGPGEFISSNITGTYNLLQAVRSHVERLSEARAAAFRLHHISTDEVFGSLGAEGRFSETTPYDPRSPYSASKAASDHLVQAWHHTFGLPVVLTNCSNNYGPWQFPEKLIPVVTLKAAAGEPIPLYGDGLNVRDWLYVEDHVDALLLAACRGQSGRSYCVGGHGEKTNKEVVTTICNQLDQHHPNNAPHAHLITRVIDRPGHDRRYAIDPTRITEELGWQPRHNVEQGLAATVAWYLQHQDWCSKVRDQANYDGGRLGLNRPQ, via the coding sequence ATGAGCCAGACCATGCCCTCCACCGCAGACCTGCTCGGGAACCGCCGCCGCATCCTTGTCACCGGTGGTGCGGGCTTCATCGGTGGTGCAGTGGTGCGCCGGCTGCTGCGCGACAGCGACGCCACCGTGTTCAATCTCGACAAGATGGGATACGCCAGCGACCTGACATCGATTCAGGAGGTTCTGGCCGAGCAGGGTGAGGCCGATGGCGTCCGGCATCGGCTCCAATGCGTCGACCTCAAGGATGCAGAGGCCGTGGACGCCGCCGTTCGCGAGGCCAATCCAGACCTGGTGATGCATTTAGCGGCCGAAAGCCATGTCGACCGTTCGATCTCCGGCCCCGGCGAATTCATCTCCAGCAACATCACCGGCACTTACAACCTGCTGCAGGCGGTCCGCAGCCATGTCGAGCGGTTGAGTGAGGCCAGGGCCGCAGCATTCCGGTTGCACCACATCAGCACCGACGAGGTATTCGGGTCCCTCGGCGCTGAAGGTCGCTTTTCTGAGACAACCCCTTACGACCCAAGGAGCCCCTACTCAGCCAGCAAAGCAGCCAGCGACCACCTGGTGCAGGCCTGGCATCACACCTTCGGCCTGCCGGTGGTGCTAACCAACTGCTCCAACAACTACGGGCCGTGGCAATTTCCCGAGAAACTGATCCCCGTGGTCACCCTTAAGGCCGCCGCCGGTGAACCCATCCCCCTCTACGGCGATGGCCTGAATGTGCGCGATTGGCTCTATGTGGAAGATCACGTTGACGCCCTGCTACTGGCGGCTTGTCGAGGCCAATCAGGACGCAGCTACTGCGTTGGCGGCCATGGGGAGAAAACCAACAAGGAAGTGGTCACGACCATCTGCAACCAGCTAGATCAGCATCACCCCAACAACGCTCCACACGCACACCTGATCACCCGGGTGATCGATCGCCCCGGCCACGATCGCCGCTACGCCATCGATCCCACCCGCATCACTGAGGAACTGGGCTGGCAGCCGCGGCACAACGTGGAGCAAGGCCTGGCAGCCACCGTTGCCTGGTACCTACAGCATCAGGATTGGTGCTCCAAAGTCCGTGATCAAGCCAACTACGACGGCGGTCGCCTGGGATTGAACAGACCCCAGTGA
- the rfbD gene encoding dTDP-4-dehydrorhamnose reductase → MKILLTGAAGQLGQALIASVPEGVELIATSRQEFDLADAEACRDAVFHHQPDWVLNAGAYTAVDKAESERDLAHAVNSGAPEAFANALGERGGRMLQLSTDFVFNGNQGSPYTVDQARDPLGVYGASKAAGEAAVQERLGRQGTGFVLRTSWVIGPVGKNFALTMLRLHRERDELAVVADQVGCPSSTLNLAQACWQAININNKGVELPPVMHWSDAGAASWYDVAVAVGDISQNLGLLDQPAHVKPITTADYPTPARRPSYSLLDCCSTRAALQLPCQHWQAALHDILQRVPNA, encoded by the coding sequence ATGAAAATTCTGCTCACCGGAGCGGCCGGTCAGCTGGGGCAAGCCCTTATCGCCTCAGTCCCAGAGGGTGTTGAGCTGATCGCCACCAGCCGCCAGGAGTTTGACTTAGCGGATGCAGAAGCCTGCCGCGATGCGGTGTTTCACCATCAACCCGACTGGGTGCTTAATGCCGGTGCCTACACCGCTGTGGACAAGGCTGAATCGGAGCGGGATCTTGCCCACGCCGTCAATTCGGGAGCACCGGAAGCCTTCGCTAATGCCTTGGGAGAGCGAGGCGGTCGGATGCTGCAACTGAGCACTGATTTCGTCTTCAACGGCAACCAAGGCTCCCCCTACACCGTCGACCAGGCCCGCGATCCCCTGGGCGTTTATGGCGCGTCGAAAGCCGCGGGAGAAGCGGCTGTGCAAGAGCGACTGGGACGACAGGGGACAGGGTTCGTGCTGCGCACCAGCTGGGTGATCGGGCCCGTAGGCAAGAATTTCGCCCTCACCATGCTGCGCTTGCACCGCGAACGTGACGAGCTAGCTGTGGTGGCGGATCAAGTGGGCTGTCCCAGCAGCACACTCAACCTCGCCCAGGCCTGCTGGCAGGCGATCAACATCAACAACAAAGGCGTTGAACTGCCGCCTGTAATGCACTGGAGTGATGCCGGTGCGGCGAGCTGGTACGACGTCGCAGTAGCGGTTGGCGACATCAGCCAGAACCTGGGGCTGCTGGATCAACCCGCCCACGTCAAACCCATCACGACCGCCGACTACCCAACACCGGCACGCCGGCCCAGCTACTCCCTGCTCGATTGCTGCAGCACGCGCGCCGCACTGCAGCTGCCTTGCCAGCACTGGCAAGCTGCCCTGCACGACATCCTCCAGCGGGTCCCCAACGCCTGA